One part of the Haliotis asinina isolate JCU_RB_2024 chromosome 2, JCU_Hal_asi_v2, whole genome shotgun sequence genome encodes these proteins:
- the LOC137274132 gene encoding cubilin-like: MGICVLLHGVCVVLLGALITSSDACNMTLYAQREPLNFTSPNYPHNYRNNDYCYWNIYPQTTGYRVVLDMVYSNIAGSSYSCLDSLTLNMKYSGDWRTDSSHKICGKARKSISAPRGQYFYVVFKTDNSITESGFLIRFYESEGGTEMKRLEATVASKTFISPGYPNAYYPTQTHEWTITTEQQNQIVFLETIDAVFQNPSSGGICYGDYVNVYNGQTRSDLLGTFCGTDKPVFISSVASMRIFFHTDNTNNYKGFQMRYRAVPATMCKVTLTAAQYSLKIVSTGKSWKCEWYIKSPASRGRVGIQLLASDMDQSPNGTCAELYIYDGRSTDESDLIGRWCGSSDGQYTSRSNSMTVLLRSGDQRPVRISYKEIQSVCGSTSLTASSFRDNYLTSPGYPDSYPNDLYCVWEIYGPSGRQIKVEVMDIALESNGFCQMDYLVFQDGTGSNADIITRICGPGSDDIYSSDNQMRITFQSDLGISLRGFRLKYSAVGSACGNMRLTAHTWRQYLTSPGYPSQYLNGLDCQWKIVADYGYSVKIDMMYIDMESSDMCTRDYLLFSDGARNTTIGKVCRSSTMDIFSTSNSMFITFHTDSSVTGRGFSLQYSSVTAASTDPSRRCGRTELTAYTTRDVYLTSPGYPSLYANNLECIWTISAPLGNIIRVEIVNIQMETSTGCASDYLLFRDGVSADGEQLEKLCNASSRYIFSSGISMTITFHTDGSTVSRGFKVKFTAGKFSTATRDCGGDKDVTYLEASIDSPKYPLNYPNEAECTWKIFSSLEGHVIHTRVSYFELELDPSCTMDYVQIYDGPDRSAVSLGRWCGRKGPTVESSGQAVCVVFRSDLSVSFTGFSLSFSAGTPLPKSKYSFDPSLVGLVGGTIAVVVVVSILVVCCVWCRRKKPPPNNQLQRNLVVTMTNNTSHDTVTNNIYSIAFSNQPSVPVDEPAVPTSPPSYDDVVKNDPPSYFEVVAQLDSQPVVTSCSGGASANQGADSPTFRSSEV, translated from the exons ATGGGCATATGTGTTCTTCTCCATGGAGTGTGTGTTGTACTGTTGGGAGCATTAATCACTAGTTCAG ATGCATGCAACATGACGCTGTATGCTCAGAGGGAACCGCTGAACTTCACATCTCCAAACTACCCTCACAACTACAGAAA CAATGACTATTGTTACTGGAACATCTACCCCCAAACAACCGGCTATAGAGTTGTACTCGACATGGTGTACAGCAATATCGCTGGCTCATCGTATTCCTGCTTGGACAGTCTGACCCTGAACATGAAATATTCTG GGGACTGGAGGACTGACAGTTCTCACAAGATATGTGGTAAAGCGAGAAAAAGTATTTCTGCTCCCCGCGGTCAATACTTTTACGTTGTTTTCAAGACGGATAACAGCATCACTGAAAGCGGTTTTCTTATTCGATTTTACGAAAGTGAAG GGGGAACCGAAATGAAGCGACTGGAGGCGACAGTAGCGAGTAAAACATTCATCAGTCCCGGGTACCCCAATGCGTACTACCC AACGCAGACACATGAGTGGACGATTACGACAGAACAACAAAATCAGATTGTTTTCCTGGAAACCATTGATGCTGTGTTTCAGAACCCCTCTTCTGGGGGAATTTGTTACGGCGATTACGTCAACGTATATAACGGCCAAACTC GTTCGGATCTCCTTGGAACGTTCTGTGGGACAGATAAGCCCGTTTTTATCAGCAGTGTTGCGTCAATGCGGATTTTCTTCCACACGGATAACACAAACAACTACAAAGGATTTCAAATGAGATACAGAGCAGTTCCAG CAACGATGTGCAAAGTGACGCTGACGGCAGCACAGTACTCGCTGAAGATTGTCTCTACCGGCAAAAG TTGGAAATGTGAGTGGTACATCAAATCCCCTGCATCACGCGGACGAGTTGGCATCCAACTACTTGCGTCAGATATGGATCAGTCTCCCAATGGAACCTGTGCAGAGCTGTACATATATGATG GGAGAAGCACCGATGAGTCGGACCTGATTGGGAGATGGTGTGGTTCATCTGACGGGCAATATACGAGTAGGAGTAACTCTATGACGGTCCTTCTGCGGTCAGGTGACCAGAGACCTGTGAGGATATCCTACAAAGAAATACAAT CTGTTTGCGGAAGTACAAGTCTGACGGCTTCGAGCTTCAGAGACAACTATCTGACATCACCTGGCTATCCAGACAGTTACCCCAA TGACTTGTACTGTGTTTGGGAGATCTATGGTCCATCTGGAAGACAAATTAAAGTTGAAGTTATGGACATTGCACTTGAATCGAATGGCTTCTGTCAAATGGATTACCTAGTGTTCCAAGACG GTACTGGTTCTAATGCTGACATCATCACCCGGATATGTGGTCCAGGAAGTGATGATATATACAGCTCCGACAATCAAATGCGAATTACTTTTCAATCAGATCTAGGCATCTCACTCAGAGGATTTCGCTTGAAGTACTCAGCCG TGGGGTCTGCCTGTGGAAATATGCGCCTCACCGCCCACACCTGGCGCCAATATCTGACATCCCCCGGTTACCCATCACAGTACCTTAA TGGGTTGGACTGCCAGTGGAAGATTGTTGCAGATTATGGATACAGTGTCAAAATTGACATGATGTATATTGACATGGAGTCTTCAGATATGTGCACGAGGGATTACCTGCTCTTTAGTGACG GGGCTCGAAATACCACAATAGGTAAAGTTTGTCGGTCTTCGACTATGGACATCTTCAGCACCAGCAACAGTATGTTCATCACATTCCATACCGACAGCTCCGTCACTGGCCGTGGATTCAGTCTGCAGTACTCTTCAG TAACTGCAGCGTCAACAGATCCCAGCCGCCGATGTGGACGGACTGAACTTACGGCCTATACAACCAGGGATGTGTACCTGACCTCCCCGGGATACCCGTCACTTTATGCAAA CAACTTAGAATGTATTTGGACCATTTCCGCGCCCCTGGGAAATATAATAAGGGTCGAAATTGTGAACATTCAAATGGAAACGTCAACAGGTTGTGCGAGTGACTATCTTCTATTCAGGGACG GTGTATCAGCTGATGGGGAGCAGTTGGAAAAGCTCTGTAATGCATCATCTAGGTACATCTTCAGTAGCGGCATCAGCATGACCATCACCTTCCATACGGACGGTTCGACGGTATCGAGGGGATTTAAAGTGAAGTTCACCGCAGGGAAATTCTCCACAGCAACAAGAG ACTGTGGGGGTGACAAAGACGTAACGTATTTGGAAGCCAGTATAGACTCCCCTAAATATCCCCTGAACTATCCAAA CGAGGCGGAATGCACGTGGAAAATCTTTTCGTCTCTAGAGGGTCATGTGATCCATACCAGAGTATCCTATTTCGAACTTGAATTGGACCCCAGTTGCACCATGGATTATGTACAGATTTATGATG GCCCGGATCGATCCGCTGTGTCTCTCGGCCGGTGGTGTGGCAGGAAGGGACCGACAGTGGAGAGTTCTGGGCAGGCTGTGTGCGTTGTGTTTCGATCGGATCTTTCAGTCTCCTTCACTGGATTTTCATTGTCCTTTTCTGCTGGCACACCACTACCTAAGAGTAAAT ATTCGTTCGACCCCAGTCTTGTGGGTTTAGTTGGTGGGACAATTGCAGTTGTCGTGGTCGTGTCTATACTAGTGGTTTGTTGTGTGTGGTGCCGGAGAAAGAAGCCCCCTCCCAACAACCAGCTACAAAGGAACTTGGTGGTTACCATGACAAATAACACTTCCCACGATACCGTCACCAACAACATTTACTCTATCGCATTTTCCAACCAACCTTCTGTGCCTGTGGATGAACCAGCTGTGCCTACATCACCTCCATCTTATGATGATGTCGTTAAAAATGACCCCCCGTCGTACTTCGAAGTGGTGGCACAGTTAGACTCGCAACCCGTTGTGACGTCATGCTCTGGTGGCGCGTCTGCAAATCAAGGGGCAGATAGTCCGACATTCCGTAGCTCAGAAGTTTAG